In Labeo rohita strain BAU-BD-2019 chromosome 16, IGBB_LRoh.1.0, whole genome shotgun sequence, one DNA window encodes the following:
- the si:ch211-198c19.1 gene encoding uncharacterized protein si:ch211-198c19.1, with protein MKHLSLLLAILVIAIETLNTEEELKETGFGYPPPRHGLALIKWYVRTCIDNNMIALCNPVTGEFGFHEFHNSGFLLPPLKDKLTYMYFTIGNLHYRHSNDLPYEVRKYYDPHNQLSNMDRVIVKLNRNKNKIEEIYISEHYNPPRTFQLGASLISDLRQRQNSMQKVFPVIFQKFFT; from the coding sequence ATGAAACATCTCAGCCTTTTGCTTGCCATCTTGGTCATCGCCATTGAAACATTAAACACTGAAGAGGAGCTTAAGGAGACTGGGTTTGGATATCCACCTCCCCGGCATGGACTCGCCCTAATTAAGTGGTATGTGAGAACATGCATTGACAACAACATGATAGCTCTCTGTAACCCTGTGACTGGAGAGTTTGGGTTCCATGAGTTCCATAACAGCGGTTTCCTGCTCCCTCCGCTGAAGGACAAACTTACGTATATGTACTTTACCATAGGAAACCTTCACTACCGGCACTCTAACGACCTTCCCTATGAAGTGAGGAAATACTATGATCCACATAACCAACTGAGCAACATGGACAGAGTCATTGTGAAGCTGAATAGGAACAAGAACAAAATCGAGGAGATCTACATATCAGAGCACTATAATCCTCCCAGAACTTTTCAGTTAGGAGCTTCTCTCATCAGTGACTTAAGACAGCGCCAGAACTCGATGCAGAAGGTTTTCCCAGTAATCTTTCAAAAATTTTTTACATAA